The DNA sequence GGCGATCGTCGTCGGCTGATTATGTTTTGCTGCCTGATGGCGGTGGGAAATGCGCTGCTGTTTGCTTTTAATCGTCACTACCTGACGCTGATTACCTGCGGAGTGATGCTGGCTTCCGTAGCGAATGCCGCGATGCCGCAGCTATTTGCCCTGGCGCGGGAATATGCCGATAGCTCGGCGCGTGAAGTAGTGATGTTCAGTTCGATAATGCGTGCGCAGCTTTCTCTGGCGTGGGTGATTGGCCCGCCGCTGGCTTTTATGCTGGCGCTGAACTACGGCTTCACCACGATGTTTTCGATTGCTGCCGGGATCTTTGTGATTAGTCTGGTGCTGATCGCTTTTAAGCTACCTTCTGTCGCCCGCGTGGAGCAGCCTTCGGAAGGAGATGACGTTCTGGTACAGGCCGGGGGATGGCACGATAAAAACGTACGGACGCTGTTTATCGCCTCCACCCTGATGTGGACCTGTAACACTATGTATATTATTGATATGCCTTTGTGGATCAGTAGCGATCTTGGTCTGCCCGATAGCCTCGCGGGGATATTAATGGGCACCGCTGCCGGGCTGGAGATTCCGGCCATGATTCTGGCTGGCTACTACGTTAAGCGCTGGGGTAAGCGTAATA is a window from the Klebsiella oxytoca genome containing:
- a CDS encoding sugar efflux transporter — protein: MLWLMTMGRRLNGVYAAFMLVAFMMGIAGALQAPTLSLFLSREVGAQPFWVGLFYTVNAIAGILVSLALAKRSDSRGDRRRLIMFCCLMAVGNALLFAFNRHYLTLITCGVMLASVANAAMPQLFALAREYADSSAREVVMFSSIMRAQLSLAWVIGPPLAFMLALNYGFTTMFSIAAGIFVISLVLIAFKLPSVARVEQPSEGDDVLVQAGGWHDKNVRTLFIASTLMWTCNTMYIIDMPLWISSDLGLPDSLAGILMGTAAGLEIPAMILAGYYVKRWGKRNMMVTAVAAGVLFYIGLILFHDRIALLVLQLFNAVFIGIVAGIGMLWFQDLMPGRAGAATTLFTNSISTGVILAGVIQGALSQSYGHASVYWTIAGISLVTLFMTSRVKDI